The sequence below is a genomic window from Roseofilum casamattae BLCC-M143.
TTTTTTTTGTAGTTTTAACTACAAAACAGAAGGGAATTAGGTATTTAGGTCAGACGCGTGACGAGATCGCAAGACCTTCTAGTTGCTCAAAGATTGTTTCAGATAGATGTCTGCTGAGAAAGTAGATATACTATATCTGCTGAAACAACCGAATTATGAGTAATGCAGTCGAACAACCGACGATCGTAGGATTCGATCCGGGAAAAGATAAGTGTGGAATTGCCGTGATGGGGATCGATCGCCAATTATTCGAGCATCAAGTCATTGCCTCATCTGAGACTATCGGCAGGTTGCAACAATGGTGTCAGCGCTATCCAGTATCGCTGCTCGTCATGGGGAACCAAACGACCTCGAAAACCTGGGAAGCCAAATTAAAGGAAGAGTTTCCCAAC
It includes:
- a CDS encoding Holliday junction resolvase RuvX, with protein sequence MSNAVEQPTIVGFDPGKDKCGIAVMGIDRQLFEHQVIASSETIGRLQQWCQRYPVSLLVMGNQTTSKTWEAKLKEEFPNSPRLLKIDERYSTLEARDRYWQMYPPQGLTRLIPQGMRQPPRPIDDIVAIILIERYLRSLIGG